A single Elaeis guineensis isolate ETL-2024a chromosome 15, EG11, whole genome shotgun sequence DNA region contains:
- the LOC105036723 gene encoding zinc finger CCCH domain-containing protein 18 — MDVTENTKILFSRIQDLEPGNATKIIGYLLLKHSHQEIMEYACGTDMKILGLINEAKAYLLSSSKPNTLKPMHAVPDQPIEPPVNNFDLLPPYADFIGDFHRHGEFISFSEQLNAANLLGLNSSGNDHYPEAAPGGGLQEFSVKPCHFLNMGYCENGTSCRFSLGQIMSDGLSCNHIANINELSNQDQAIQPGSLEELEMEIMELLKSRMGLPVPLAALPILYLQNYGKLLQPEVYLSDSQRHVNASFSLIRLLAQLKSIRFTDRPYGELAVALAEEAPHYLEYRNEGSDLGESLGMIYITFRAESKFTNEDVVNYFSKYGPVRGVQIPRREKRMFGFVIFYLPETAQLILAMGQPHLICGYWVLAKPYVEKSKLTDRMHAEKMGLPGSYQFLEMHPDINAVSRVCHDSSPLKRQLIEEHEYAIELERRRLLNLQLLPELPMPQSDGCYRIVEQNIPEVYVSKKGSTRQTGINYGEQDSGHIELADALHCIGSSIFSAL; from the exons ATGGACGTCACCGAAAATACCAAAATTTTATTCAGCCGAATCCAAGATCTCGAGCCGGGGAATGCCACCAAGATCATCGGCTACCTTCTTTTGAAGCATAGCCATCAAGAAATCATGGAGTATGCCTGTGGAACTGATATGAAGATTCTTGGTCTGATCAATGAAGCCAAAGCTTATCTCTTATCATCTTCGAAGCCCAACACTTTGAAGCCTATGCATGCTGTTCCTGATCAGCCAATCGAACCACCTGTCAACAATTTTGACCTTCTGCCTCCATATGCTGACTTTATTGGAGACTTCCATCGCCATGGAGAGTTTATCAGCTTCAGTGAACAGTTAAATGCTGCAAACCTCTTGGGGCTCAATTCATCCGGCAATGATCACTACCCGGAGGCAGCACCAGGTGGAGGTTTGCAAGAATTCTCTGTCAAGCCTTGTCATTTTTTAAATATGGGTTACTGTGAGAATGGTACGAGCTGTAGGTTCTCTCTTGGTCAGATCatgtctgatggattatcctgtaaCCATATTGCTAATATTAATGAGTTAAGTAATCAAGACCAGGCCATTCAGCCTGGGTCACTGGAGGAGTTAGAAATGGAGATCATGGAGCTCTTAAAATCGAGGATGGGGTTGCCTGTTCCTTTAGCCGCATTACCCATATTGTATCTTCAAAATTATGGGAAGTTGCTTCAGCCTGAGGTGTACCTTAGCGACAGCCAGCGGCATGTGAATGCTAGTTTCAGCTTGATACGGTTGCTTGCCCAACTGAAAAGTATTCGGTTTACAGATAG ACCATATGGAGAGCTTGCAGTGGCACTAGCAGAAGAGGCTCCGCATTACTTGGAGTACAGGAATGAAGGAAGTGATCTAGGAGAATCACTCGGCATGATTTATATTACTTTCCGAGCTGAAAGCAAATTCACTAATGAAGATGTTGTAAACTACttcag CAAGTATGGTCCGGTTCGTGGTGTGCAAATACCACGACGAGAGAAACGAATGTTTGGTTTTGTGATCTTCTACCTCCCGGAAACTGCACAACTTATTTTAGCAATGGGACAACCTCATTTGATTTGTGGATACTGGGTTCTGGCTAAGCCCTATGTAGAAAAATCAAAGCTTACTGACAG aaTGCATGCTGAAAAAATGGGGCTTCCAGGATCTTACCAATTTCTTGAAATGCATCCGGATATTAATGCAG TGTCAAGGGTTTGTCATGATTCTAGTCCTTTAAAAAGGCAACTGATTGAAGAGCATGAATATGCAATTGAACTTGAGAGAAGACGCCTCCTTAACCTGCAGCTTCTCCCTGAGCTTCCAATGCCACAGTCTGATGGTTGTTATAGGATTGTTGAACAAAACATTCCAGAAG TTTATGTTTCAAAGAAAGGCTCTACAAGACAGACAGGCATCAACTACGGTGAGCAAGATAG TGGCCATATCGAGCTTGCAGATGCATTACATTGTATAGGAAGCAGCATATTCAGTGCTTTATAG